The proteins below are encoded in one region of Hordeum vulgare subsp. vulgare chromosome 3H, MorexV3_pseudomolecules_assembly, whole genome shotgun sequence:
- the LOC123443997 gene encoding cytosolic isocitrate dehydrogenase [NADP], giving the protein MAFEKIKVANPIVEMDGDEMTRVFWQSIKDKLIFPFLDLDIKYFDLGVLHRDATDDKVTVEAAEATLKYNVAIKCATITPDEDRVKEFNLKQMWRSPNGTIRNIINGTVFREPIICKNVPKLVPGWTKPICIGRHAFGDQYRATDAVLKGPGKLRLVFEGKDETVDLEVFNFTGAGGVAMAMYNTDESIRGFAEASLAIAYEKKWPLYLSTKNTILKKYDGRFKDIFQEIYEAGWKSKYEAAGIWYEHRLIDDMVAYALKSEGGYVWACKNYDGDVQSDFLAQGFGSLGLMTSVLMCPDGKTIEAEAAHGTVTRHFRVHQKGGETSTNSIASIFAWTRGLAHRAKLDDNARLLEFAQKLEEACVGTVESGKMTKDLALLVHGSSKVTRSDYLNTEEFIDAVAAELKSRL; this is encoded by the exons ATGGCGTTCGAGAAGATCAAGGTCGCCAACCCCATCGTCGAGATGGACG GTGATGAGATGACCAGAGTATTCTGGCAGTCTATCAAGGACAAG cttatcttcccattTTTGGACTTGGACATCAAATACTTTGACTTGGGAGTTCTGCACCGCGATGCAACTGATGACAAGGTTACAGTGGAGGCTGCAGAGGCTACTCTCAA GTACAATGTGGCTATTAAGTGTGCAACTATTACTCCAG ATGAAGATCGGGTTAAGGAGTTCAACCTAAAACAAATGTGGAGGAGCCCAAATGGCACAATTAGGAACATTATAAACG GCACCGTGTTCAGAGAGCCAATTATATGCAAGAATGTCCCAAAGCTTGTTCCAG GATGGACTAAGCCCATCTGCATTGGAAGGCATGCTTTCGGTGATCAGTACAGAGCAACTGATGCCGTTCTCAAGGGACCTGGCAAACTCAGACTAGTTTTTG AGGGAAAAGACGAGACGGTTGACCTTGAGGTTTTTAACTTCACTGGTGCTGGAGGAGTTGCCATGGCTATGTACAACACAGATGAG TCAATTCGAGGTTTTGCTGAAGCTTCTTTGGCAATTGCTTATGAGAAGAAATGGCCGTTGTACCTTAGCACAAAAAACACCATCCTTAAGAAATATGATGGCAG GTTCAAGGACATTTTCCAGGAGATTTATGAAGCTGGCTGGAAATCCAAATATGAGGCTGCCGGAATATG GTATGAACATCGTCTCATTGATGACATGGTTGCCTATGCACTTAAGAGCGAAGGAGGCTATGTTTGGGCTTGCAAGAACTATGACGGAGATGTGCAGAGTGATTTCTTAGCTCAAG GTTTTGGCTCTTTGGGCTTGATGACGTCAGTATTG ATGTGCCCTGATGGTAAAACAATCGAAGCCGAAGCTGCCCATGGCACAGTCACTCGTCATTTCCGTGTTCACCAGAAAGGTGGTGAAACCAGCACAAACAGCATTGCTTCCATCTTTGCTTGGACAAGAGGACTTGCACACAG GGCAAAGCTAGACGACAACGCTAGACTTCTTGAATTTGCACAGAAACTTGAGGAAGCGTGTGTCGGAACTGTGGAGTCTGGGAAGATGACTAAGGACCTTGCACTCCTTGTTCATGGATCTTCAAA AGTGACAAGAAGTGATTACCTGAACACTGAAGAGTTCATTGACGCAGTTGCTGCTGAGCTCAAATCAAGACTGTGA